The Lepidochelys kempii isolate rLepKem1 chromosome 5, rLepKem1.hap2, whole genome shotgun sequence genome window below encodes:
- the LOC140911711 gene encoding large ribosomal subunit protein uL14-like, whose translation MSKRGRGGSSGAKFRISLGLPVGAVINCADNTGAKNLCIISVKGIKGRLNRLPAAGVGDMVMASVKKGKPELRKKVHPAVVIRQWKSYRRKDGVFLYFEDNAGVIVNNKGEMKGSAITGPVAKECADLWPRIASNAGSIA comes from the coding sequence ATGTCCAAGCGAGGACGTGGTGGTTCGTCTGGTGCGAAATTCCGTATTTCCCTCGGTCTTCCCGTGGGAGCTGTGATTAACTGTGCAGACAACACAGGTGCCAAGAACCTGTGCATTATCTCTGTGAAGGGGATTAAGGGGCGCCTGAACAGGCTGCCAGCTGCTGGTGTAGGCGACATGGTCATGGCTTCTGTCAAGAAGGGCAAGCCTGAGCTCAGGAAGAAGGTGCACCCAGCAGTGGTAATTCGGCAGTGGAAATCATACCGGAGAAAAGATGGGGTGTTCCTCTATTTTGAGGACAACGCGGGAGTGATAGTAAATAACAAAGGGGAAATGAAAGGCTCAGCAATCACAGGCCCCGTGGCTAAGGAATGCGCAGATCTGTGGCCCAGGATAGCCTCCAATGCTGGCAGCATCGCATAA